A part of Lagopus muta isolate bLagMut1 chromosome 26, bLagMut1 primary, whole genome shotgun sequence genomic DNA contains:
- the LOC125684895 gene encoding plasmalemma vesicle-associated protein — protein MEKSGYGMAKFGLESKQVMPKRDCAFYMRYVFLFTSLIQFLIILGLVLFMVYGNAHAGTDKHVQLLDGQLQEHYHKIISLSGRNANLTRTLNATLKANQGLQGQLQKVQGQLEKCNSSQAPNSTPRLEEISRTIFFQNYNLEKCYMAINIINTSCTADKAQLQRQLETATQQRKELGQSCSTAETALGKARQEQERCQQELKATGALCGTTKAQLEHLRGECDTLRSNVLYNLRTMSMSNKNFGCSQVEDQLRLLMHRIEELFSRQQKHESDYVGKSVCDLTLQQCHLNCSHERQELGRRLQEARQQLQGSQEEQRKLLAEKERLSKELGEKSKAAAQANYFSEQLNICMSSKVGTYYTAPRVPGSAVGSVRPGPFPSTYADALQNQDKINTEEIQKVVQNVIEQYTAMMRNPSG, from the exons atggagaagagcGGCTACGGCATGGCCAAGTTCGGGCTGGAGAGCAAACAGGTGATGCCCAAAAGGGACTGCGCCTTCTACATGCGCTACGTCTTCCTCTTCACCTCCCTCATCCAGTTCCTCATCATCCTGGGGTTGGTGCTCTTCATGGTGTACGGCAACGCGCACGCCGGCACCGATAAGCACGTCCAGCTGCTGGatgggcagctgcaggagcactaCCATAAAATCATCAGCCTGAGCGGCCGGAACGCCAACCTGACACGCACCCTGAACGCCACGCTGAAGGCCAACCAAGGGCTGCAGGGGCAGCTGCAGAAGGTGCAGGGGCAGCTGGAGAAGTGCAACAGCAGCCAGGCCCCCAACAGCACCCCCAGG CTGGAGGAGATCAGCAGGACCATCTTCTTCCAAAACTATAACTTGGAGAAGTGCTACATGGCCATCAACATCATCAACACCAGCTGCACCG CCGACAAGGCGCAGCTGCAGCGGCAGCTGGAGACGGCAAcgcagcagaggaaggagctggggcagagctgcagcacggCCGAAACAGCTCTGGGTAAGGCCAGGCAGGAGCAGGAAcgctgccagcaggagctgaaagcCACGGGCGCGCTCTGCGGCACCACCAAGGCGCAGCTGGAGCACCTGAGGGGCGAATGCGACACGCTGCGCTCCAACGTGCTGTACAACCTGCGCACCATGAGCATGAGCAACAAGAACTTCGGCTGCAGCCAGGTGGAGGATCAGCTGCGGCTGCTGATGCATCGCATCGAGgagctcttctccaggcagcagaAGCACGAGAGCGACTACGTGGGGAAGAGCGTCTGCGACTTGAcgctgcagcagtgccacctCAACTGCTCCCACGagaggcaggagctgggcaggaggctgcaggaggcgaggcagcagctgcagggcagccaggaggagcagaggaagcTGCTGGCAGAGAAGGAGCGgctcagcaaggagctgggagagaagAGCAAAGCCGCCGCGCAAGCCAACTACTTCAGCGAGCAGCTCAACATCTGCATGAGCTCCAag GTGGGCACCTACTACACCGCCCCACGGGtgccaggcagtgctgtgggcagcGTGCGGCCAGgccccttccccagcacctATGCGGATGCGCTGCAGAATCAGG ATAAAATCAATACGGAGGAGATCCAGAAGGTGGTGCAGAACGTGATAGAGCAGTACACGGCCATGATGAGGAACCCCAG CGGGTAG
- the LOC125685101 gene encoding ribonuclease Y-like isoform X3, protein MGCDRRETTAWSSWAHCVALSHVPSMDPAVPRATLKAMGLCTLLVLLVAAVTAAVAVLLWRSEALGKLRGCQERAANESRALELRVAQLEMELNRLQHVADERRREEDALRRELSRVRKDGEKLSSSLRSCRVQAARLEANITALQDEVQGLRRDRAELSHRNAAQREELAQGAELALGLQQRLEEMAEQRRALRARGERCEERQRELEATLKDRAAELDALRRRLGPRTARRRKS, encoded by the exons ATGGGCTGTGACCGGAGAGAAACCACCGCCTGGAGCAGCTGGGCACATTGTGTGGCACTGTCCCACGTCCCCAGCATGGACCCTGCAGTGCCCAGAGCCACGCTGAAGGCAATGGGGTTGTGCaccctgctggtgctgctggtggcagcgGTGACGGCGGCGGTGGCGGTGCTGCTGTGGCGCTCAGAGGCACTGGGGAAGCTGCGGGGCTGCCAGGAGCGGGCGGCCAACGAGAGCCGTGCGCTGGAACTGCGAGTGGCACAGCTGGAGATGGAGCTCAACCGACTGCAGCACGTGGCTGATGAGAGACGGAGGGAGGAGGATGCGCTGCGCCGGGAGCTCAGCCGAGTGCGCAAGGATGGAGAGAAGCTCAGCTCCAGCCTGCGGTCCTGCCGGGTGCAGGCG gccaggctggaagcCAACATCACAGCGCTGCAGGATGAGGTGCAGGGGCTGCGGCGTGACAGGGCTGAGCTGTCCCACAGGAACGCAGCACAGCGAG AGGAGCTGGCTCAGGGCGCAGAGCTGgcgctggggctgcagcagagacTGGAGGAGATGGCGGAGCAGCGGAGAGCGCTGAGGGCACGCGGGGAGCGATGCGAGGAGCGGCAGCGGGAGCTCGAGGCCACGCT gaaggACCGTGCAGCTGAGCTGGACGCGCTGCGGCGGCGCTTGGGGCCCCGCACGGCACGGCGCAG GAAGAGCTGA
- the LOC125685101 gene encoding ribonuclease Y-like isoform X2 gives MGCDRRETTAWSSWAHCVALSHVPSMDPAVPRATLKAMGLCTLLVLLVAAVTAAVAVLLWRSEALGKLRGCQERAANESRALELRVAQLEMELNRLQHVADERRREEDALRRELSRVRKDGEKLSSSLRSCRVQAARLEANITALQDEVQGLRRDRAELSHRNAAQREELAQGAELALGLQQRLEEMAEQRRALRARGERCEERQRELEATLKDRAAELDALRRRLGPRTARRRCSPSRKS, from the exons ATGGGCTGTGACCGGAGAGAAACCACCGCCTGGAGCAGCTGGGCACATTGTGTGGCACTGTCCCACGTCCCCAGCATGGACCCTGCAGTGCCCAGAGCCACGCTGAAGGCAATGGGGTTGTGCaccctgctggtgctgctggtggcagcgGTGACGGCGGCGGTGGCGGTGCTGCTGTGGCGCTCAGAGGCACTGGGGAAGCTGCGGGGCTGCCAGGAGCGGGCGGCCAACGAGAGCCGTGCGCTGGAACTGCGAGTGGCACAGCTGGAGATGGAGCTCAACCGACTGCAGCACGTGGCTGATGAGAGACGGAGGGAGGAGGATGCGCTGCGCCGGGAGCTCAGCCGAGTGCGCAAGGATGGAGAGAAGCTCAGCTCCAGCCTGCGGTCCTGCCGGGTGCAGGCG gccaggctggaagcCAACATCACAGCGCTGCAGGATGAGGTGCAGGGGCTGCGGCGTGACAGGGCTGAGCTGTCCCACAGGAACGCAGCACAGCGAG AGGAGCTGGCTCAGGGCGCAGAGCTGgcgctggggctgcagcagagacTGGAGGAGATGGCGGAGCAGCGGAGAGCGCTGAGGGCACGCGGGGAGCGATGCGAGGAGCGGCAGCGGGAGCTCGAGGCCACGCT gaaggACCGTGCAGCTGAGCTGGACGCGCTGCGGCGGCGCTTGGGGCCCCGCACGGCACGGCGCAGGTGCTCCCCTTCCCG GAAGAGCTGA
- the LOC125685101 gene encoding paramyosin-like isoform X1 encodes MGCDRRETTAWSSWAHCVALSHVPSMDPAVPRATLKAMGLCTLLVLLVAAVTAAVAVLLWRSEALGKLRGCQERAANESRALELRVAQLEMELNRLQHVADERRREEDALRRELSRVRKDGEKLSSSLRSCRVQAARLEANITALQDEVQGLRRDRAELSHRNAAQREELAQGAELALGLQQRLEEMAEQRRALRARGERCEERQRELEATLKDRAAELDALRRRLGPRTARRRCSPSRYIQKS; translated from the exons ATGGGCTGTGACCGGAGAGAAACCACCGCCTGGAGCAGCTGGGCACATTGTGTGGCACTGTCCCACGTCCCCAGCATGGACCCTGCAGTGCCCAGAGCCACGCTGAAGGCAATGGGGTTGTGCaccctgctggtgctgctggtggcagcgGTGACGGCGGCGGTGGCGGTGCTGCTGTGGCGCTCAGAGGCACTGGGGAAGCTGCGGGGCTGCCAGGAGCGGGCGGCCAACGAGAGCCGTGCGCTGGAACTGCGAGTGGCACAGCTGGAGATGGAGCTCAACCGACTGCAGCACGTGGCTGATGAGAGACGGAGGGAGGAGGATGCGCTGCGCCGGGAGCTCAGCCGAGTGCGCAAGGATGGAGAGAAGCTCAGCTCCAGCCTGCGGTCCTGCCGGGTGCAGGCG gccaggctggaagcCAACATCACAGCGCTGCAGGATGAGGTGCAGGGGCTGCGGCGTGACAGGGCTGAGCTGTCCCACAGGAACGCAGCACAGCGAG AGGAGCTGGCTCAGGGCGCAGAGCTGgcgctggggctgcagcagagacTGGAGGAGATGGCGGAGCAGCGGAGAGCGCTGAGGGCACGCGGGGAGCGATGCGAGGAGCGGCAGCGGGAGCTCGAGGCCACGCT gaaggACCGTGCAGCTGAGCTGGACGCGCTGCGGCGGCGCTTGGGGCCCCGCACGGCACGGCGCAGGTGCTCCCCTTCCCGGTACATCCA GAAGAGCTGA